Sequence from the Deinococcus ruber genome:
CGTTACGCCTTCAGAGCGCAACCAGTTGAGAAGCGTGGTATGTGCGCCGATCTCGGTCGCTATTTTATGCTCACCGTTCACCGTAAGCTTGACACTCTGCATGATTCAGATTCCTCCAGATGCCCAATTGTAGAAGGACAGATTGCTGCGTGCCGTCACCTGCACCCGGTTCCCATCCTCTGAACGTGCAGAGCGGGAAGGGTGCATGGTTGGCGCACAGGCTGGAAGGCACAGGGCGGATCGCTGGTTATCCATGCAGAACAGCGGTCTGGTTGTGGCTTCCAGTTTACTCTGGCGGCTCGGTAAACGCTATTGAACAGCGGTTTGACCTATCGGGGCGGCAATCGTCGTACCCTCCTCCTGATGAGTGCTGCCACTGCCCGCATGACGCCCGCCCTGACTGCCGTATTCGCGGTGTCGGTGGGCCTGATCGTCGCCAACCTGTACTATGCTCAGCCGCTGCTGCCCGAAATCGCGCACACCTACGGCGTGGATGTGGGCACGGCGGCGCGGCTCGTGACCTGGACGCAGGCGGGCTACGCGGCGGGGCTGGCCCTGATTGTTCCGCTGGGCGACATGCTGGATCGCCGCACCCTGACGCTGTGGCTGCTGCTGCTGAGCATCGGGGCGCTGATTGCCGTTGCCGTGGCTCCCACGTTTCTTCCGTTCGCACTGGCCTCGGTGCTGCTGGGCCTGAGTTCGGTGGGCGCTCAGGTGCTGGTGCCGTTCGCTGCCAGCCTCGCGCCCGACGCCACGCGGGGCAAAACCGTCGGAACCGTGATGAGCGGGCTGCTGATGGGCATTCTGCTGGCCCGCACGGTGTCGGGGGCGGTATCGGGCGCACTGGGCTGGCGGGCGGTGTACCTGATGGCAGCGGGTGCACTGGCCCTGCTGGGCGCGGTGCTGTGGCGACAGTTGCCGCGTGTGCAGCGGCCCGCAGGCGGCCTGACCTATTCTCAGCTGCTGGCGTCGGTGCTGCATCTGGTGCGTACAGAGCCGCTGCTGCGGAGGCGTTCGCTGTACGGCCTGCTGGGGTTCGCGGCCTTCAGCGTGTTCTGGACGAGTCTGGCGTTTCTGCTGGCGGGGCCGCCGTACTTTTACCACGAGGCGGCAGCGGGGCTGTTCGGACTCGTGGGCGCGGTGGGCGCATTGGCGGCGTCGTGGGCGGGCCGCCGCGCCGATGCGGGCCACAGCCGCGCCACCACCGGGCTGATGGCGCTCATCATCGCCGCGTCGTTTGGCCTGATCTGGGCCGGGGCCACCTCGCTGGCCGCGCTGATCGTGGGCGTCGCCCTGATGGATCTGGGCGTGCAGGGCCTTCATATCACCAACCAGTCGGAAATCTACCGGCTCAGCCAGGAAGCCCGCAGCCGCCTGACCACCGTGTACCTGACCAGCTATTTTCTGGGCGGCGTGCTGGGGTCGGCGCTGGGCAGCGTGGCCTATGTGCGCTTCGGCTGGGCGGGAGTGTGCGTGCTGGGCGCTGGATTCGGGCTGGCGATTCTGGCGGGGTGGATAGTGGAGGGGCGGAAGTAGGAAGTGGAAAGTGGGAAAAGCCAATGCAGCTTGTTTCAATCAAGTCGCATTGGCCGTTTCTAACCCATAACTCTTAACTCCCCCTATACGTGCTGTAAGACCACGGCGATACCAGCAGCGGCACGTGATAGTGCGCGGACGTGTCGCTCACCGTGAACCGCAGCGTAACAACGTCCAGAAACGGCGGCTGGGCGGCAGCTTCAAAGCCGCTGAAATACTCGGCCACCTCGAAGGTCAGCTCATACGTGCCGCGTTCCAGTGCGCCGCGTTCGATCAGTGGGGCGTCGGTGCGCCCGTCGCTGTTGGTGACGGCTTCGCGCAGCAGCGTGCGCGTGTCGCCCTCGGCGCGGGACAGGCGCACCCGCACGCCCGCTGCCGGGCAGCCCCGCGCCGTGTCCAGCACGTGTGTGCTCAGTCCGGCGGCCCCGCTCATGCCCGCTCGACCCAGCCTTCAATCAGGCCGTATGGCTCGGCGTCGGCGTGAAAAACGGTGTTGGGGTTCTCGATGCCTGTGCGCTCGGTGTTGTACCGGATGTGATGGCGATTCGGAAACGAGAAATGAATGCGGCTGATCTCCGGGCAAACGGTCAGAATGGCCTCGCCCATGCGGTAGAGCGTGTTCTGCATGCTGGGCGAGTAGTGGTCGGTAAACGTGGTCAGAAGCTGCTGGTACACCCGCTGCCACACCGCGTCGTAGTCGCAGCTTTCCACCGCGTATTCCCAGATGGCATTCACCACCGTCGCCAGAATGCGGTCGTTGGTTTCCGGCAGCGTCGTGAACTGCTCCTTCAGATACCCTTCCCAGCCGCTCTGGGTGGTCTTCAGGATGTACAGTTCGTCGATCCCGCTCTTCACGGTAAAAGTCTCGCCGTCGCCCTCCACCACCGCCGTATGTTTGGGCATCTGGCGCACGAACGCGTGGTCGTGTTCCTGCCCGCCCGCTGCCATCCGGCCCCATTGGTGTTCGGTAAAGTACGCCGCCGCACGCTTCACTTTCGGCCCCTGCTGCACGAAATGGCGAATCAGCAGCTTACCGAAATCCTCGACGCTGCCGGTCAAGCCATCGACCGCCAGCCCATAGATGGTGTTACGAACCGTATCGGTGGCGAGCAGATCGGTGTTGTCGCCCGAGACATGCGCGGCGTCGAAGTCGCCTTCCATCGCCACCCGCACCCAGACATCCTTGATTTCATGCCGCTGCTCGTAAGGCGGCTGATCGCGGAAGACCTTGAACAGCCGAACATCGGCCTTGCCGTAGGTGTTGGCTCCCATTTTCACTTTGACGGCGGGTGTGGCGGTTGGCTGGGTCATGAGGTGCTCCTCTGGATGGGGAAATGGGGAAGGCGTTTCCGGTTGCCGGGTCGGTTCAGCGATTGAGAGCATTGAGAACGAGAAGACAGGAGGTAAGAAAGGTTAAAAGCTCGTCAGAGACGCCGTTCCCTTTCGCTCCCCACGTCCGAATTCACCCCTCAGCCACCAGATCGAGCACGCGCAGACGGGCAATCCGTCCGATTTCGTGCAGTGCAGCGGCGCGTTCCTGATCCGGGGTGTGGCTCAGGCGGCGGCGTGCGCCCTCGAAGATGCTGTCTTTGGTGTTCTCGCGCACGCACACCACGTAGGGCAATCCGAATTTCTCGTGGTACGCGCTGTTCAGCCGCTGGAACTCGGCAAACTCCTCGGTATTCAGGCGATCCAGCCCCGCCGATGCCTGCTCGCTGGCACTCTCGGCGGTCAGGTTTCCGGCCAGCGCTGCCTTGCCCGCCAGATCGGGATGGGCGCGGATCAGGGCGAGCTGCGCGGCCTCGGTGTCGGCGTGTACCGCATGGGCAAATGCGCCAGCGACAGCTTCGGCATCGGCGTAGGGCCGCCCGGCAGCCACGGCGGCGGCGTAGTGCGGCGAGTGTTCCAGCACGCCTGCAAAATGGCGCTCGAATTCGCTGGCAGGTAGGGCATTGAGTTCCGAGAGGAACAGCGGTCGGGTGCTTGGTGGCTGCGTCAAAGCGTACCTCCTCGGACTTCCGGTATTTACTTAGAAGGCTAAGTAAATCTTGGCTGTATGGTAGCCAGCGGGCTGAAAGGTGTCAAGGGAACGGCGGGGTGAAAGGGCGTCTGACACAGTGTCAATCCACATACTTCCCCGTATTACAGCGACGCGGCGACTCTGGCGAACAGCGCCGGAACTTCGGGCACCTGACCACCATCGGCCCAGCCGAAGCGCCGATCTCGCAGCGGGCCACCCTCGCCCACGCCCATGCCGCCGGGAAACAGTGGGCGGTAATCCAGCGCTGCGGTAACGGGTTCGCCGCCAAATGCCTGCATCACGGTTTCTACCTCGCGCACATGCCCGAAATGGAAGGCATGCAGCGTGTCGCCGTGCTGCCACACGAAGCGGGCGCGGCTGTCCTGGGCGTCGGCCAGCGTGCCGGGGCGGGCATGGTGGGCGCTGATCAGGCCGGGCCGCAGCCGCAGCGTGATGGTTTCGGCCTGACCCAGCCGCCCGAAACTGCCCACGAAAGGCCGGGTCAGGTCGTAGCCCTGCACGTTTTTGACGGTTCTGCCGCCCGCCACCACGCGCCGCCCACTGGGAGCGATAAAGGTCAGGCCCAGGACTTCAGAGCCGAAGAAGAATGTCTGGGCAAACCCCCCACGCGACACCAGCCCGCCCAGGCCGCCGGGCAGTTCCAGCGGCGGAAATGGCAGGTACAGCCCGGCGGGAACGGCGGCGTATAGGTCGAGCAGCGGGGTATCGGCACTGGCTCTCAGGTACTGGTCGGAGGGTGAGACTTCAAGCATGGGCGGCTCCAGTGAGTGCGGGCAGGTCGACGGCGGGCAACACCTTGCCGGGATTCAGGCGTTCGAGCGGGTCGAGGGCGTGTTTCACGTCCCACAGCACGTCCAGGGTGCCCGCATCCAGCGCTTCTTTCATGAAGGGCAGTTTCATGCTGCCGATGCCGTGTTCGCCGCTGAGTACGCCGCCGTGCCGCAGCGCCACCATGGCGATGTCGTGGGCCAGGGCGTGTACGCCGTCCTCCGATTCGGTCTTGGGGTCGAACAGGATGTTGGGATGCAGGTTGCCGTCTCCGATGTGCCCGAACTGCACTACATGAAAGCCCGACGCCAGCCCCAGCGCTTCGATCTCGCGCACCACCTCGCTCAGAACGCTGCGCGGCACCACGATATCCTCGTTCATGCGCTGCGGGCGGATACGGCCCAGGGCGGGCGACACGCTGCGCCGCGCCCGCCAGAGCTGGGCGGCGTCGGCATCGGTGGCGGCGCGGCGCACGGTGCCCCCCTGCTGCATGCAGGCGCGTTCGACCAGTTCCAGCTCGGTTTCCACCGTCTCCAGGTCGTCGCCGTCGGTATCGACCAGCAGCAGCGCCCCCGCCTCACGCGGCAGCCCGATCTTCAGGTAATCCTCGACGGCGTTGGTACACGCTCTGTCCATAAATTCCAGCTTGGCAGGCACCGCCCCGGCAGCGATGGCCTGACTGACCGCTTCTGCCGCCGCGCCCACATCGGGAAAGCTGCTCATCAGGGTGCGGGTGAAGCGGGGCGGAGTGGTCAGCCGCAGCGTGGCCTCGGTGATCAGGCCGAGCGTGCCCTCGGAGCCGATCAGCAGGCCCGCCAGATCGTAGGCGTCGCGGGTCAGGTGGTGCAGGTCGCCGTTTTCGTCCACGAATTCCAGCCGCTTCACGTAGTCGCCGCTCACACCGTACTTGAAGCACATCGGCCCGCCCGCGTTCTCGCCCAGGTTGCCGCCGATGGTGCTGGTGCGGAACGACGCCGGATCGGGCGGATAGATCAGGCCGTGCGGCTTCGCGGCCTCCGACACCTGCAACGTGACCACGCCTGCCTGCGCGGTAGCTTCACGCCGGGCCGCATCGATGCTGAGCCGGGTCATGCGGGTAAACGAGATCACGACGGCAGGCGCACTCGGAGCCGCGCCGCCGCTCAGGCCACTGGCCGCGCCGCGCCCCACGATGGGCAGCCCCGCCGCCTTCGCCGCTTTGACGGCTGCCACGACATCGGCGGTGCTTTCGGGCAGCACCACCACCAGCGGCGTCACGCCCATCTGAATGGCGTCATAGCGGTAACTCAGCCGCTCTCCGATGGTGCTCAGAACCTTGTGCGGCCCCAGCAGGCGGGTCAGGTCGGCGGCGATCTTCGCGGCGGTCATATGGTGTTCAGCTTAGAGCAAGGGGGCG
This genomic interval carries:
- the uraD gene encoding 2-oxo-4-hydroxy-4-carboxy-5-ureidoimidazoline decarboxylase, which encodes MTQPPSTRPLFLSELNALPASEFERHFAGVLEHSPHYAAAVAAGRPYADAEAVAGAFAHAVHADTEAAQLALIRAHPDLAGKAALAGNLTAESASEQASAGLDRLNTEEFAEFQRLNSAYHEKFGLPYVVCVRENTKDSIFEGARRRLSHTPDQERAAALHEIGRIARLRVLDLVAEG
- a CDS encoding MFS transporter encodes the protein MSAATARMTPALTAVFAVSVGLIVANLYYAQPLLPEIAHTYGVDVGTAARLVTWTQAGYAAGLALIVPLGDMLDRRTLTLWLLLLSIGALIAVAVAPTFLPFALASVLLGLSSVGAQVLVPFAASLAPDATRGKTVGTVMSGLLMGILLARTVSGAVSGALGWRAVYLMAAGALALLGAVLWRQLPRVQRPAGGLTYSQLLASVLHLVRTEPLLRRRSLYGLLGFAAFSVFWTSLAFLLAGPPYFYHEAAAGLFGLVGAVGALAASWAGRRADAGHSRATTGLMALIIAASFGLIWAGATSLAALIVGVALMDLGVQGLHITNQSEIYRLSQEARSRLTTVYLTSYFLGGVLGSALGSVAYVRFGWAGVCVLGAGFGLAILAGWIVEGRK
- a CDS encoding FAD-binding oxidoreductase produces the protein MTAAKIAADLTRLLGPHKVLSTIGERLSYRYDAIQMGVTPLVVVLPESTADVVAAVKAAKAAGLPIVGRGAASGLSGGAAPSAPAVVISFTRMTRLSIDAARREATAQAGVVTLQVSEAAKPHGLIYPPDPASFRTSTIGGNLGENAGGPMCFKYGVSGDYVKRLEFVDENGDLHHLTRDAYDLAGLLIGSEGTLGLITEATLRLTTPPRFTRTLMSSFPDVGAAAEAVSQAIAAGAVPAKLEFMDRACTNAVEDYLKIGLPREAGALLLVDTDGDDLETVETELELVERACMQQGGTVRRAATDADAAQLWRARRSVSPALGRIRPQRMNEDIVVPRSVLSEVVREIEALGLASGFHVVQFGHIGDGNLHPNILFDPKTESEDGVHALAHDIAMVALRHGGVLSGEHGIGSMKLPFMKEALDAGTLDVLWDVKHALDPLERLNPGKVLPAVDLPALTGAAHA
- the uraH gene encoding hydroxyisourate hydrolase, with translation MSGAAGLSTHVLDTARGCPAAGVRVRLSRAEGDTRTLLREAVTNSDGRTDAPLIERGALERGTYELTFEVAEYFSGFEAAAQPPFLDVVTLRFTVSDTSAHYHVPLLVSPWSYSTYRGS
- the pucL gene encoding factor-independent urate hydroxylase, translating into MTQPTATPAVKVKMGANTYGKADVRLFKVFRDQPPYEQRHEIKDVWVRVAMEGDFDAAHVSGDNTDLLATDTVRNTIYGLAVDGLTGSVEDFGKLLIRHFVQQGPKVKRAAAYFTEHQWGRMAAGGQEHDHAFVRQMPKHTAVVEGDGETFTVKSGIDELYILKTTQSGWEGYLKEQFTTLPETNDRILATVVNAIWEYAVESCDYDAVWQRVYQQLLTTFTDHYSPSMQNTLYRMGEAILTVCPEISRIHFSFPNRHHIRYNTERTGIENPNTVFHADAEPYGLIEGWVERA
- a CDS encoding DUF5639 domain-containing protein, which translates into the protein MLEVSPSDQYLRASADTPLLDLYAAVPAGLYLPFPPLELPGGLGGLVSRGGFAQTFFFGSEVLGLTFIAPSGRRVVAGGRTVKNVQGYDLTRPFVGSFGRLGQAETITLRLRPGLISAHHARPGTLADAQDSRARFVWQHGDTLHAFHFGHVREVETVMQAFGGEPVTAALDYRPLFPGGMGVGEGGPLRDRRFGWADGGQVPEVPALFARVAASL